A single region of the Arthrobacter sp. V1I7 genome encodes:
- a CDS encoding MBL fold metallo-hydrolase has protein sequence MIPEDSRDVVRSTALTRFRLAPNPGPMSLHGTNSYVIAAPGAAGTVVVDPGPPDEQHLQELAQAGVVELILLTHRHADHTAAAARFAELTGAPVRAADPAHCYGGSPLVDGEVIHAAGAEIRVLATPGHTSDSVCFHLPGDGAHGSVLTGDTILGLGTTVLDYPDGTLGDYLTSLDRLEQLGPATVLPAHGPMLPALDKIVRAYRDHREDRLAQIRSALADLGSGAEVTDVADAVYAAVDPDVRPAAELSVAAQLHYLRSGGSMP, from the coding sequence GTGATCCCCGAAGACTCCCGCGACGTTGTCCGCAGCACGGCGCTGACGCGTTTCCGGCTTGCCCCGAATCCGGGGCCGATGAGCCTGCACGGCACCAATTCCTATGTCATCGCGGCGCCCGGAGCTGCCGGCACGGTCGTCGTGGACCCCGGCCCGCCGGATGAGCAGCACCTGCAGGAACTGGCCCAGGCCGGCGTCGTCGAGCTCATCCTGCTGACGCACCGGCATGCGGACCACACGGCCGCCGCCGCCCGGTTCGCCGAACTGACCGGGGCACCCGTGCGCGCCGCCGATCCCGCCCACTGCTATGGGGGAAGCCCCCTGGTGGACGGCGAAGTCATCCACGCCGCCGGGGCGGAGATCAGGGTCCTCGCGACGCCGGGCCACACCTCGGACTCGGTCTGCTTCCACCTCCCGGGCGACGGCGCCCACGGCTCGGTCCTCACCGGCGACACCATCCTGGGCCTGGGAACGACGGTCCTGGACTACCCCGACGGCACCCTGGGCGACTACCTGACGTCACTGGACCGGCTGGAACAACTGGGCCCGGCGACCGTCCTGCCGGCCCACGGCCCGATGCTGCCCGCCCTGGACAAGATCGTCCGCGCCTACCGGGACCACCGCGAGGACCGCCTCGCCCAGATCCGCTCCGCCCTCGCGGACCTCGGCTCCGGGGCCGAGGTGACCGACGTGGCCGACGCCGTCTACGCCGCCGTCGATCCCGATGTGCGGCCGGCCGCGGAACTCTCCGTCGCCGCCCAGCTGCACTACCTTCGCTCCGGCGGCAGCATGCCCTAG
- a CDS encoding ABC transporter ATP-binding protein, with protein MTQSTRRGGHKTRANTIVKAADHATPLELSNITIHYGGGKGGAEAVNVVDDFNMTLHAGEMHCIAGRSGSGKTSILTVGAGLTLPTSGRVFWEGDSLESMGDDEIADRRRALIGYVDQGGALIDGMSALENVLLPAVPDGEVDKRRDMAKDLLDLVGLGRRMRHRPAQLSGGERQRVAIARALILGTRVLVVDEPTASLDRSAANRIISILKDTTSDGIAVLVASHDHELVRQSDTLTELI; from the coding sequence ATGACGCAGAGCACCCGCCGGGGCGGCCACAAGACCCGCGCCAACACGATCGTGAAGGCGGCAGACCACGCCACGCCGCTGGAACTGAGCAACATCACCATCCACTACGGCGGTGGCAAGGGCGGTGCCGAAGCCGTCAACGTCGTGGATGATTTCAACATGACGCTGCATGCCGGTGAGATGCACTGCATCGCCGGCCGCAGCGGTTCCGGCAAGACCAGCATCCTGACCGTCGGCGCGGGCCTGACCCTGCCGACGTCGGGCCGGGTGTTCTGGGAAGGCGACTCGCTCGAAAGCATGGGCGACGACGAAATCGCCGACCGCCGCCGGGCCCTGATCGGCTACGTCGACCAGGGCGGCGCCCTGATTGACGGGATGAGCGCCCTGGAGAACGTCTTGCTCCCCGCCGTTCCCGACGGCGAAGTGGACAAGCGCCGCGACATGGCCAAGGATCTGCTGGACCTCGTGGGGCTGGGCCGGCGGATGCGCCACCGCCCGGCGCAGCTCTCCGGCGGTGAGCGCCAGCGTGTGGCGATCGCCCGGGCGCTGATCCTGGGCACGCGCGTGCTCGTGGTGGACGAACCCACCGCCAGCCTGGACCGCTCCGCGGCCAACCGCATCATCAGCATCCTCAAGGACACCACCTCGGACGGCATCGCGGTGCTGGTCGCTTCACATGACCACGAACTTGTCCGCCAGAGCGATACCCTGACCGAACTGATCTAG
- a CDS encoding 3-isopropylmalate dehydrogenase produces the protein MSASTIDLAVIPGDGIGPEVTAEALKVLAKAAAAEGIVLQQTHYKLGAQHWLETGETLPAETLADLRTRDAILFGAVGAAPGDTRIPSGIIERELLLKLRFSLDHFVNLRPSRLYPGVGSPLANPGNIDFIVVREGTEGPYVGNGGTLRAGTPHEVATEVSLNTAHGVERVVRDAFRRANDRPRKKLTLVHKHNVLVFAGHLWKRTVEAVAQEFPEVSHDYLHIDAATIFMVTDPARFDVIVTDNLFGDIITDLAAAVTGGIGLAASGNINMERTAPSMFEPVHGSAPDIAGQQKADPTAAILSAALLLDHLGYAAAARKIEAAVVADVAGRGTAVRSTSAIGDAIAAAL, from the coding sequence ATGAGCGCATCCACGATTGATCTGGCCGTTATTCCCGGCGACGGCATTGGCCCCGAGGTCACGGCCGAAGCCCTGAAGGTCCTGGCGAAGGCCGCCGCGGCGGAGGGGATCGTGCTGCAGCAGACCCACTACAAGCTCGGTGCACAGCACTGGCTCGAAACGGGGGAGACGCTGCCGGCGGAGACCCTCGCGGACCTCCGCACCCGCGACGCCATTCTTTTCGGCGCCGTCGGGGCGGCCCCCGGCGACACCCGGATCCCTTCCGGCATCATCGAACGCGAACTGCTCCTGAAACTGAGGTTCAGCCTCGACCACTTCGTCAACCTCCGGCCTTCACGCCTATACCCGGGGGTCGGCAGCCCGCTCGCCAACCCCGGGAACATCGACTTCATCGTGGTCCGCGAAGGCACCGAAGGCCCCTACGTGGGCAACGGGGGCACGCTGCGCGCCGGCACCCCGCATGAGGTTGCCACCGAAGTCTCGCTCAACACCGCGCACGGCGTGGAACGCGTGGTCCGGGACGCCTTCCGCCGGGCCAACGACCGGCCGCGCAAGAAACTGACCCTCGTACACAAGCACAACGTGCTGGTGTTCGCCGGGCACCTCTGGAAGCGCACCGTGGAGGCCGTGGCCCAGGAGTTCCCCGAGGTCAGCCACGACTACCTGCACATCGACGCCGCCACGATCTTTATGGTGACGGACCCGGCCCGCTTCGACGTGATCGTCACGGACAATCTTTTCGGCGACATCATCACCGACCTCGCCGCCGCCGTGACCGGGGGCATCGGCCTCGCTGCCTCCGGCAACATCAACATGGAACGCACGGCGCCGTCCATGTTCGAGCCCGTGCACGGTTCGGCGCCGGACATCGCCGGGCAGCAGAAGGCCGATCCCACGGCAGCCATCCTCTCCGCCGCGCTGCTGCTGGACCACCTCGGCTACGCCGCCGCGGCCCGCAAGATCGAGGCGGCCGTCGTCGCCGACGTCGCCGGTCGTGGCACTGCGGTCCGCAGCACCAGCGCGATCGGCGATGCCATCGCCGCCGCCCTGTAG
- the gltX gene encoding glutamate--tRNA ligase, with translation MTTPAAPDAVSSSAPFEVTSEVTGDVTREVTPDTPVRVRFCPSPTGTPHVGLIRTALFNWAHARHTKGTFVFRIEDTDAARDSEESYQQLLEALKWLGITWEEGVEVGGPHEPYRQSQRLDLYKDVVAKLLDAGHAYEAYSTPEEVEARHRAAGRDPKLGYDNFDRDLSADQIAAFRAEGRQPVLRVRMPDEDVTFMDMVRGDITFKAGSIPDYVIVRADGSPLYTLVNPVDDALMEITHVLRGEDLLSSTPRQVVLIRALMDIGVASYLPVFGHLPYVMGEGNKKLSKRDPESNLFLLRDRGFIPEGLLNYLSLLGWSLSADEDIFTVEQLIEHFDVNDVLANPARFDIKKAEAINGTHIRMLDPEDFRARLVPYLRTAGLVGESLTARQEEILAEAAPLIQERISLLGEAPEMLAFLFKNDAGIDVADDARKGLPENLTEVLDAALAALEPIEDWTAENIQTALKEALVEGLGVKPRLAFGPVRTAISGRRISPPLFESMVILGKDSSLARLRAFRG, from the coding sequence ATGACTACTCCTGCCGCGCCCGACGCCGTCTCCAGCTCCGCCCCGTTTGAAGTGACCAGTGAAGTGACCGGTGACGTGACCCGCGAGGTCACCCCCGACACCCCGGTCCGTGTCCGGTTCTGCCCTTCGCCGACCGGCACCCCGCACGTGGGCCTGATCCGCACGGCCCTCTTCAACTGGGCCCACGCCCGCCACACCAAGGGCACCTTCGTGTTCCGCATCGAGGACACGGACGCGGCGCGCGACTCGGAGGAGAGCTACCAGCAGCTGCTCGAGGCCCTCAAATGGCTCGGCATCACCTGGGAGGAAGGCGTGGAAGTCGGCGGCCCGCATGAGCCGTACCGGCAGTCGCAGCGCCTGGACCTCTACAAGGACGTCGTCGCCAAGCTGCTTGACGCCGGCCACGCCTACGAGGCCTACTCCACGCCGGAGGAAGTCGAGGCCCGCCACCGGGCCGCGGGACGCGACCCCAAACTCGGCTACGACAACTTCGACCGGGACCTCTCGGCAGACCAGATTGCCGCGTTCCGGGCCGAGGGCCGCCAGCCCGTGCTCCGCGTGCGGATGCCGGACGAGGATGTCACCTTCATGGACATGGTCCGCGGCGATATCACGTTCAAGGCCGGCAGCATTCCGGACTACGTGATTGTCCGCGCGGACGGTTCACCGCTGTACACCCTGGTCAACCCGGTCGACGACGCCCTGATGGAAATCACCCACGTGCTCCGCGGCGAGGACCTGCTCTCCTCCACCCCGCGCCAGGTGGTGCTGATCCGCGCGCTGATGGACATCGGCGTCGCGAGCTACCTGCCCGTCTTCGGACACCTGCCCTACGTCATGGGCGAGGGCAACAAGAAGCTCTCCAAGCGCGACCCGGAGTCCAACCTGTTCCTGCTCCGCGACCGCGGCTTCATCCCCGAGGGCCTGCTGAACTACCTCTCGCTGCTGGGCTGGAGCCTCTCCGCCGACGAGGACATCTTCACCGTCGAGCAGCTGATCGAGCACTTCGACGTCAACGACGTGCTCGCCAACCCGGCCCGCTTCGACATCAAGAAGGCCGAGGCCATCAACGGCACGCACATCCGGATGCTCGATCCGGAGGACTTCCGTGCCCGGCTCGTTCCGTACCTGCGCACGGCCGGGCTTGTCGGGGAAAGCCTCACCGCCCGCCAGGAGGAGATCCTGGCCGAGGCGGCACCGCTGATCCAGGAACGGATCTCGCTGCTGGGTGAAGCACCCGAGATGCTCGCCTTCCTGTTCAAGAACGACGCCGGGATCGACGTCGCGGACGACGCCCGCAAGGGGCTGCCGGAGAACCTCACGGAGGTCCTCGACGCCGCCCTCGCCGCGCTGGAGCCGATTGAGGACTGGACCGCGGAGAACATCCAGACCGCTCTGAAAGAGGCGCTCGTGGAGGGCCTCGGCGTCAAGCCACGGCTCGCCTTCGGCCCGGTCCGCACCGCCATCTCCGGCCGCCGTATTTCCCCGCCGCTGTTCGAATCCATGGTCATCCTCGGCAAGGATTCCTCGCTGGCCCGCCTCCGGGCCTTCCGCGGCTGA
- a CDS encoding dynamin family protein: MSSEETPGDPGSPTPPARPGGAVELLEAVRGELAATALPLALPDAEHARQDIRNALAQLDDYILPRYRSLDAPLLAVVGGSTGAGKSTLVNGLVGHGVTRAGAIRPTTRQPILLHHPSDAAWFEDQRVLPSLSRIRGTLASGPLPATQAGPAPDAAAISSLVLVSDGAVPQGVALLDAPDVDSISDDNRKLAGQLLAAADLWVFVTTANRYADAVPWRLLLDAASRDILVAVVLDRVPPAAEAEVRADLQAMLSREGLGEARLFVVPEAALDAMGMLPADAVDPLRTWLRELAADAAGRAEIARRTLNGTVKALGMRVEAVAQAAQAQQHAAEVLAADARGAYRDAVGRILEATRDGALLRGEVLARWQDFVGTGEFFRAMEQNIGRFRDRMGAFFRGEPAPAVRVETAIETGLQAVIIDEAANAAEDADQRWRSDPAGRQLLGSDDLSGTSEGFADTVAAEIRAWQGSLMELIRTEGQGKRTQARWLSFGINGLGAALMIVVFSMTAGLTGLEVGIAGGTAVAGQRLLEAVFGEDAVRRLARTAREDLHKRCQKLLQDEQQRFLSRLDAQQGADRDVLASHAAALRRLAAAA, encoded by the coding sequence GTGAGCTCCGAAGAAACCCCCGGTGACCCCGGAAGCCCGACACCGCCGGCACGGCCGGGCGGCGCCGTCGAGCTGCTGGAGGCCGTCCGCGGCGAGCTTGCCGCAACGGCCCTGCCCCTGGCCCTGCCCGACGCGGAGCACGCCCGGCAGGACATCCGCAATGCCCTGGCGCAGCTGGATGACTACATTCTGCCCCGGTACCGCAGCCTGGACGCGCCCCTGCTCGCCGTGGTGGGCGGTTCCACCGGCGCCGGGAAATCGACCCTGGTGAACGGGCTGGTGGGACACGGCGTCACCCGTGCCGGCGCCATCCGGCCCACGACGCGCCAACCGATCCTGCTGCACCACCCCTCGGACGCCGCCTGGTTCGAGGACCAGCGGGTCCTGCCGAGCCTCAGCCGGATCCGCGGCACGCTCGCGAGCGGACCCTTGCCCGCCACCCAGGCCGGGCCCGCTCCTGACGCCGCCGCGATTTCCTCCCTGGTGCTGGTCTCCGACGGTGCCGTGCCGCAGGGGGTCGCGTTGCTGGACGCTCCCGACGTCGACTCCATCTCAGATGACAACCGCAAGCTCGCCGGCCAACTGCTCGCCGCCGCCGACCTGTGGGTGTTCGTCACCACGGCCAACCGCTACGCCGACGCCGTCCCCTGGCGGCTGCTCCTGGACGCCGCGTCCCGGGACATTCTGGTGGCCGTGGTGCTGGACCGCGTGCCGCCGGCCGCCGAGGCAGAGGTCCGCGCCGACCTTCAGGCCATGCTCAGCCGGGAGGGGCTGGGCGAAGCGCGGCTATTCGTGGTGCCGGAGGCTGCCCTGGACGCGATGGGAATGCTGCCGGCCGATGCCGTGGATCCGCTCCGGACCTGGCTCCGGGAACTCGCCGCGGACGCGGCAGGCCGGGCCGAGATCGCACGGCGCACGCTCAACGGAACCGTCAAGGCGCTCGGCATGCGGGTCGAGGCGGTGGCGCAGGCCGCTCAGGCCCAGCAGCATGCGGCCGAGGTGCTCGCAGCGGATGCCCGCGGGGCGTACCGGGACGCCGTGGGACGCATCCTCGAGGCAACCCGCGACGGGGCGCTGCTGCGCGGCGAAGTCCTGGCACGCTGGCAGGACTTCGTCGGCACCGGCGAGTTCTTCCGGGCCATGGAGCAGAACATCGGCCGGTTCCGGGACCGGATGGGCGCCTTCTTCCGCGGCGAGCCTGCCCCGGCGGTCCGGGTCGAGACGGCGATCGAAACCGGGCTGCAGGCCGTCATCATCGATGAAGCCGCCAACGCCGCCGAGGATGCGGACCAGCGCTGGCGGTCCGACCCGGCCGGCCGCCAGCTGCTCGGCAGCGACGATCTCTCCGGCACATCCGAGGGCTTCGCCGACACGGTGGCCGCCGAAATCCGGGCATGGCAGGGGAGCCTGATGGAGCTCATCCGGACCGAAGGCCAAGGCAAGCGCACCCAGGCCCGCTGGTTGTCCTTCGGCATCAACGGCCTCGGTGCGGCCCTGATGATCGTGGTCTTTTCGATGACCGCCGGCCTGACCGGACTCGAAGTCGGCATCGCCGGCGGCACCGCCGTCGCCGGGCAGCGGCTCCTCGAAGCTGTGTTCGGCGAGGACGCCGTCCGCCGGCTCGCCCGGACGGCACGCGAGGACCTGCACAAACGTTGCCAAAAGCTGCTCCAGGACGAACAGCAGCGGTTCCTGTCCCGGCTGGACGCCCAGCAGGGAGCAGACCGGGACGTCCTGGCCAGCCATGCCGCCGCGCTGCGCCGCCTGGCGGCTGCCGCATGA
- a CDS encoding fumarylacetoacetate hydrolase family protein produces the protein MRIARFVVDSDPLYGIVEGESGREEVTVIHGDPFFHGVERTAVKHKLEDVRLLAPIIPRSKVVGVGRNFADHAQELGNEVPKQPLLFLKPNTSVIGPNDPIILPEFSEEVSFEAELCVVIGRICKDVPEDRVDDVIFGYTCGNDLTARDVQKTDLQWARAKGFDTSAPLGPWIETELDTEDLQIQGRLNGELRQDGSTSQMIRSVRELVSVVSQAFTLLPGDVIMTGTPAGVGLVQAGDRFEVEIEGIGRLSNPVVRR, from the coding sequence ATGCGTATCGCCCGGTTTGTAGTCGATTCTGATCCCCTCTACGGCATTGTTGAAGGTGAGTCCGGCCGTGAGGAAGTCACCGTCATCCACGGCGACCCTTTCTTCCACGGCGTGGAGCGGACTGCCGTCAAGCACAAACTGGAAGACGTGCGCCTGCTGGCCCCGATCATTCCGCGCAGCAAGGTGGTCGGCGTCGGCCGGAATTTCGCCGACCACGCCCAGGAACTCGGCAACGAGGTCCCGAAGCAGCCGCTGCTTTTCCTGAAGCCGAACACCTCGGTGATCGGCCCCAACGACCCGATCATCCTGCCGGAGTTCTCCGAGGAAGTGTCCTTCGAAGCCGAGCTCTGCGTCGTGATCGGCCGGATCTGCAAGGACGTCCCCGAAGACCGGGTCGACGACGTCATTTTCGGCTACACCTGCGGCAACGACCTCACGGCCCGCGACGTCCAGAAGACCGACCTGCAGTGGGCACGGGCCAAGGGCTTCGATACCTCCGCGCCGCTGGGGCCGTGGATCGAGACCGAACTGGACACCGAAGACCTGCAGATCCAGGGCCGGCTCAACGGCGAACTGCGCCAGGACGGCAGCACCAGCCAGATGATCCGCAGCGTCCGCGAGCTGGTTTCCGTCGTCTCCCAGGCCTTCACCCTGCTGCCCGGCGACGTCATCATGACCGGCACCCCGGCCGGTGTCGGCCTGGTCCAGGCGGGCGACCGCTTCGAGGTGGAGATCGAGGGCATCGGCCGTCTCTCCAACCCGGTCGTCCGCCGCTAA
- a CDS encoding HAD family hydrolase — protein MDTSEAGSGVLARGLGVVRGVLFDIDDTLVDLEFAMTAALRDVSEHLLPELDQSGWEKFGRIFTRETTHFYDRYLAGELSFNEQRLLRGRAALGHFGVELDEGEQAHHWVSSYASRQHGYIRAFDDVPPLLDALDAAGIPYGAVSNNVHDYQRVKLDAAGLERIGVLVGTDTLGVPKPDPAIYLEGVRRLGTGVGETLYVGDNRLVDAEGSTAAGLLGVWLNRGGAPAPDYTGPEVGSLRELRERLGLLPPGVKWATFGPNRRGRFVRGETLG, from the coding sequence ATGGACACCTCAGAGGCCGGAAGCGGCGTCCTGGCGCGGGGCCTGGGCGTCGTCCGCGGGGTCCTGTTCGATATCGACGACACCCTGGTGGACCTCGAATTCGCGATGACGGCCGCCCTGCGCGACGTCAGCGAGCATCTTCTCCCCGAGCTGGACCAGTCCGGGTGGGAGAAATTCGGGCGGATTTTCACCCGCGAAACAACGCATTTCTACGACCGCTACCTCGCCGGGGAGCTGAGCTTCAACGAGCAGCGCCTGCTGCGCGGCCGGGCGGCCCTGGGCCACTTCGGCGTCGAACTGGACGAGGGCGAGCAAGCCCACCACTGGGTCAGCTCCTATGCGAGCCGGCAGCACGGCTACATCCGGGCCTTCGACGACGTTCCGCCACTGCTGGACGCCCTGGACGCGGCCGGTATCCCGTACGGTGCCGTGAGCAACAATGTGCACGACTACCAGCGGGTCAAGCTGGATGCCGCCGGACTGGAACGGATCGGGGTGCTCGTCGGGACGGACACGCTCGGCGTGCCGAAACCGGACCCGGCCATCTATCTGGAGGGCGTCCGCCGGCTCGGAACCGGGGTGGGCGAAACGCTGTACGTCGGCGACAACCGGCTGGTCGACGCGGAGGGCTCGACGGCGGCAGGACTGCTGGGCGTCTGGCTGAACCGCGGCGGGGCGCCGGCTCCGGATTACACCGGGCCCGAAGTCGGCTCGCTGCGGGAGCTTCGCGAAAGGCTCGGGCTGCTCCCGCCCGGCGTGAAGTGGGCCACTTTCGGGCCGAATCGGCGAGGCCGATTTGTGCGCGGGGAAACTCTCGGGTAA
- a CDS encoding branched-chain amino acid aminotransferase yields MTQTAHGVEFTQHLSATPKSAEERAAILANPGFGNYFTDHTAIVDYSADAEGKGGWHDARVEAYGPISLDPSAAVLHYGQEIFEGLKAYRHADGSIWTFRPEANAARLNRSARRLALPELPEEYFLGAIRELVAADKEWVPAGDGEALYLRPFMIATEAFLGVRAAREVSFRVIASPVGNYFGGELKPVSIWISREYARAGRGGTGAAKCGGNYAASLIAQQEAEAHGCKQVLFLDYFNDNAVEELGGMNVFFVMKDGSLVTPALSGTILEGVTRMSVIQVAKDMGREVTERKITLAEWRDGVASGDIAEVFACGTAAVITPIGVLKDDTEFIGSEDATAGETTMAIRGKLLGIQTGTVEDTHGWLTRLA; encoded by the coding sequence ATGACTCAGACTGCCCATGGCGTCGAATTCACCCAGCATCTTTCGGCAACCCCGAAGTCCGCTGAAGAACGTGCTGCCATCCTGGCGAACCCGGGTTTCGGCAACTATTTCACCGACCACACCGCGATCGTCGACTACAGCGCCGACGCCGAGGGCAAGGGCGGCTGGCATGATGCGCGCGTCGAGGCCTACGGACCGATCTCGCTGGATCCTTCCGCCGCGGTGCTGCACTACGGCCAGGAAATCTTCGAAGGACTCAAGGCCTACCGCCACGCCGACGGTTCGATCTGGACTTTCCGCCCCGAAGCCAACGCCGCCCGGCTGAACCGGTCCGCCCGCCGACTGGCCCTCCCCGAGTTGCCGGAGGAGTACTTCCTGGGCGCCATCCGCGAACTCGTCGCGGCGGACAAGGAATGGGTCCCCGCCGGCGACGGCGAAGCCCTCTACCTGCGCCCCTTCATGATCGCCACCGAGGCGTTCCTCGGGGTCCGCGCCGCCCGCGAGGTGTCCTTCCGCGTGATCGCGTCCCCGGTCGGCAACTACTTCGGCGGCGAACTCAAGCCCGTCTCCATCTGGATCTCCCGCGAATACGCCCGCGCCGGCCGCGGCGGAACCGGCGCCGCCAAGTGCGGCGGCAACTACGCAGCCTCGCTCATTGCCCAGCAGGAGGCCGAGGCCCACGGCTGCAAGCAGGTCCTGTTCCTGGACTACTTCAACGACAACGCCGTTGAAGAACTCGGCGGCATGAACGTGTTCTTCGTGATGAAGGACGGCTCACTGGTCACCCCCGCGCTCAGCGGGACCATCCTGGAGGGCGTCACCCGGATGTCCGTCATCCAGGTCGCCAAGGACATGGGCCGTGAGGTCACCGAACGCAAGATCACCCTGGCTGAATGGCGGGACGGCGTGGCCTCCGGCGACATCGCCGAAGTCTTCGCCTGCGGCACCGCGGCCGTCATCACCCCCATCGGCGTGCTCAAGGACGACACCGAATTCATCGGCTCCGAGGACGCGACCGCGGGGGAGACCACCATGGCCATCCGCGGGAAGCTGCTGGGCATCCAGACCGGCACCGTCGAGGACACTCACGGCTGGCTGACCCGCCTCGCCTAA
- the metG gene encoding methionine--tRNA ligase, with protein MTSTEKTPFYITTAISYPNGVPHIGHAYEVIATDAMARFKRLDGYDVFFMTGTDEHGLKMQQTAEKEGIPVKELADRNSAAFRQMSDDLGISLSRFIRTTDPDHYEAAKALWERMEANGDIYLSKYAGWYSVRDERYFVEDETEVQADGLRYATETGTEVSWTEEESYFFRLASYQDRLLALYADHPGFGAPHNRFNEVVSFVKGGLEDLSISRTSFKWGVPVPGNPDHVMYVWVDALTNYLTGVGFPDTGSEAFKKYWPADVHVIGKDISRFHAVYWPAFLMSAGLELPKRVMIHGFLHNQGVKMSKSLGNVVAPADWVAQYGLDQVRFFLLREVPFGADGSYSHDAIVGRMNADLANNFGNLAQRSLSMVAKNCEGRVPVPAGFTAEDTALLAQANGLLDLSRAAFEKQEFSRALEAIWGILGDTNAYFAEQAPWVLRKTDVERMNTVLYVTLEVLRIVAILAQPVMPTATAAILETLGQPEGEARVFAAIAEPIVAGTALPAPAPVFPKYEEPADA; from the coding sequence GTGACTTCAACCGAAAAGACCCCGTTCTACATCACCACGGCCATCAGTTACCCCAACGGCGTGCCGCACATCGGCCACGCCTATGAGGTCATCGCGACGGATGCGATGGCGCGCTTCAAGCGGCTGGACGGCTATGACGTCTTCTTCATGACGGGCACGGACGAGCACGGCCTCAAGATGCAGCAGACCGCGGAGAAGGAAGGCATCCCGGTCAAGGAACTCGCCGACCGCAACTCGGCCGCGTTCCGCCAGATGAGCGATGACCTGGGCATTTCCCTCAGCCGCTTCATCCGCACCACCGACCCGGACCACTACGAGGCGGCCAAGGCCCTCTGGGAGCGGATGGAAGCGAACGGGGACATCTACCTGTCCAAGTACGCCGGCTGGTACTCCGTCCGGGACGAGCGGTACTTCGTCGAGGACGAGACCGAGGTGCAGGCCGACGGCCTGCGCTACGCGACCGAAACCGGCACCGAGGTCAGCTGGACCGAAGAGGAAAGCTATTTCTTCAGACTCGCCTCCTACCAGGACCGGCTGCTGGCCCTCTATGCGGACCACCCCGGCTTCGGCGCGCCCCACAACCGCTTCAACGAAGTCGTCAGCTTCGTCAAGGGCGGCCTGGAGGACCTGTCCATCAGCCGCACCTCCTTCAAATGGGGCGTCCCGGTCCCGGGCAACCCGGACCACGTCATGTACGTCTGGGTGGACGCGCTGACCAACTACCTGACCGGCGTCGGCTTCCCCGACACCGGGTCCGAGGCCTTCAAGAAGTACTGGCCGGCGGACGTCCATGTGATCGGCAAGGACATTTCGCGCTTCCACGCGGTCTACTGGCCCGCCTTCCTGATGTCCGCCGGGCTGGAACTGCCCAAGCGCGTGATGATCCACGGCTTCCTGCACAACCAGGGCGTCAAGATGTCCAAGTCGCTGGGCAACGTGGTGGCGCCCGCTGACTGGGTCGCCCAGTACGGCCTGGACCAGGTCCGCTTCTTCCTGCTCCGTGAAGTGCCCTTCGGCGCCGACGGTTCCTACAGCCACGATGCGATCGTGGGCCGGATGAACGCCGACCTCGCCAACAACTTCGGCAACCTGGCCCAGCGTTCGCTGTCCATGGTGGCCAAGAACTGCGAGGGCCGCGTCCCCGTTCCGGCCGGGTTCACTGCCGAGGACACCGCGCTGCTGGCCCAGGCCAACGGGCTGCTGGACCTCTCCCGTGCCGCGTTCGAGAAACAGGAGTTCAGCCGCGCCCTCGAAGCGATCTGGGGCATCCTGGGCGACACCAACGCCTACTTCGCCGAGCAGGCCCCCTGGGTGCTGCGGAAGACCGACGTCGAGCGCATGAACACGGTTCTGTACGTCACCCTCGAGGTGCTCCGGATCGTCGCGATCCTCGCCCAGCCGGTCATGCCGACGGCGACGGCGGCGATCCTGGAAACGCTCGGCCAGCCCGAGGGGGAGGCGCGCGTATTCGCCGCCATCGCCGAACCGATCGTGGCGGGCACGGCCCTGCCCGCCCCCGCCCCGGTCTTCCCCAAGTACGAGGAACCCGCCGACGCGTAG